One window of the Leishmania panamensis strain MHOM/PA/94/PSC-1 chromosome 16 sequence genome contains the following:
- a CDS encoding 60S ribosomal protein L21, putative (TriTrypDB/GeneDB-style sysID: LpmP.16.0460): MVHSYGYKSGTRHLFAKKFRKHGVPSVSTILTNIKVGDYVDVVADSAVREGMPHKYYHGRTGIVWNVTPRGVGVIINKPVRTRTLRKRICVRFEHVRKSRCQEAFKAKEHQFQAHLAAKKAGKALPPLKRSSRLGGIVRPKNVEVLARRVADYEAMVPY, encoded by the coding sequence ATGGTCCACTCGTACGGCTACAAGTCCGGCACCCGCCACCTCTTCGCCAAGAAGTTTCGCAAGCACGGCGTCCCGTCCGTGTCGACGATTCTGACGAACATCAAGGTCGGTGACTACGTCGATGTCGTAGCGGATTCTGCGGTGCGCGAGGGCATGCCGCACAAGTACTACCACGGCCGCACCGGTATTGTGTGGAACGTGACCCCCCGCGGCGTTGGCGTGATTATCAACAAGCCGGTCCGCACGCGCACCCTGCGCAAGCGCATCTGCGTCCGCTTCGAGCACGTCCGCAAGTCTCGCTGCCAGGAGGCGTTCAAGGCGAAGGAGCACCAGTTCCAGGCCCACCTCGCTGCCAAGAAGGCCGGCAAGGCGCTGCCTCCGCTCAAGAGGAGCTCCCGCCTGGGAGGCATCGTGCGCCCCAAGAACGTGGAGGTGCTCGcccgccgcgtcgccgacTACGAGGCGATGGTGCCGTACTAA